The DNA region TGAATAGACCAAGTTATACAGATCACCAATAGCGATTCTAATCAacatcaaaataatgcatttattagTGAAGATAACAAGTAAATAACTATCAAGCTGAAACTTCAACTAGCAACTAGAtgcatgtatatttttttttcaagtcgCTTCACAAATGAGTGCTTATTGAAAGTATATATGACAGAAAACCAAATGAgtgcttatattttatttataacttggTGGATTAATTCAGAAAGGGCTTCTAATTAATGGTAGTGAAAATGGACAGGGCATCAACTGAGCCTAGAGTTTGGGTCATGGATGGTGTCTTGGGACATAATTGGTATCAAAGTCCATGcttccaaaacaagaaaaacaaactaaaagcATTGATTCAATGAACCAGTTGACTTTGGAATGTATGTGGCGAAACAGCTTTTTGTTGGCCATGTTAATGAACTAGATCTGGCTGCATACGCAATTGTACAAAGTATTCTTGCACGTTTCGTGAATGGGATACTGGTAAGCTGTTTctcatttatttgattttgtatcAACCTTTTCAGTGTCAAGAAAAATCAATAATCCATCaaagaaaatttcttattttctgtCAACCTTATGAAAAACCTAACTTTTGAAAAccacaaaatcaaaatatatccacaatacaaaattgaaattaaaaacataagtaaatacataccttcataaGAGAGAGTCTCTCATCCTAGGAGGGAGGTGAGTGGTCTCTCATCCTAGGAGGGAGGTGAGTCTTTGCCCTGATAGCAGGAGCAAAGTTGACGGGAGGCATGGAAAAGGAGAGGATGGAGGAGGCGCTGCAGCGGCAATGGGAAGGCCTTACCCTTACAGAGCAGGAGAATGACACAATGAAAGTAGAGAGCGAGATACTGGAACCACTTGTTGCGAAAGGGAAGAGATGCCTACTCATCCAAGTTAATGCTGATAGGGTAGTTAACAAGCAAGCCTTCAAAACAACTATGTCGAAGGTCTGGAAATCGGACGGGTGGATTCAGTTTAAGGAGTTAGGGGATAACAAGATGCTGGTTGAGTTTCAGCAAGAAAGAGATAAGGAGAAGGTCCTTCGTGGGCGATCGTGGTCCTTCGATAGGAACCTCGTGTGTCTGCAGGAGGTTGACGGGAAATCGTCCTTGTGGGACGTAGTGTTCTCCACGGAGCTGTTCTGGGTCCAGGCACACGAAATGCCTATGGCATGCATGACCAGAGATATCGGGAAACAGCTTTTCTCCGGGATGGAAAAGGTGATGGAGGTCGAAACGGATGAAACAGGTTGCGGATGGGGTAGCTCGTTGAGAGCAAGAGTGGAAGTAAACATTTCAAAGCCACTTATCCGAGGAAGGTTCCTGGAGATCGAAGGGGAGAACCACTGGATCCCATTTAAGTACAAGAGGTTACCAATGTTCTGTTACGAGTGTGGTGCTATCAAACATACAAGGTAGTGCAATGGAACAGGAAGGTCCAACAAGAAAGAATCGGGTCACCAATATAGGCCCTGGCTGAGGACTACCACAAAAAGGCCAGAAAACGCTGGAAATCAACGATACGGGGGCAATATGAACCACTCACCTCCACAGGAACACCAGGTCGAGCGGCCGGGATGGACAACCTTCAGGCCACCCCAGGTGAAGGCGCAGAGCACAGGGGAGGGTGAGAGTCCCGATAAGGTCATGTCAGAAGAGGCACAAGGCAAAGTGGGGGACCACTGGGAAATGCAGTATCCTACCAACGTTTGGGGCTAGCAGGAGGAAAAAGGGACTACAGACATTCCCTTTTTAGTTGATGAAAACAAGTCAATTAAGGAAGGTCAACCGGTACAAGGAAGGGCTCAAAAAGGCACTTACGAGAAATGGATAAGGGGTGCAGTCGAGGCTCCAGTACCCCAAGACAGCTCACTGGCTAACCAAATCAAATCGCTGGACAACTTCCTAAACCAGCAAATAAAGGAGCTGGCAGACACTAGGCAAAGAGCAACCTGGAAAAGAAGGGCACGCATTAAATCATCAGCTGAGTCTTCCCAGACAACTCGATCGACGGTGAATCATCAGGGTGTCAAGAGACAGGCACTCTTAGGGACAGATTTGGAGTGCAAGGAAGATCACAAGAGACCCAAAAGGAAACATGCAGAACGCGTGGAAGAACCAAGGGCAGAGGCTGCAGGGCAGCCCTGCCAGCGCGCATGATCTGCTTAGCAtggaactgtcgggggcttggAAACCCCCGAACAGTTCGAGCACTTCGCCTCATGGTGAAGGAGAAGGCTCCAAGGGTGGTGTTTTTGTCCGAAACAAAATGTAGAAGGGATAAGGTGGAAAAGGTCAGGGATAAATTGGGTTTCGAACGCAGCTTTGTAGTAGATAGTATTGGAAGAAGCGGAGGGATTGCCATGTTGTGGAGGCAGGACGCTCTAGCAGAATTGAGTTCTTATTCTAATAATCATATCTCCATCACTATGGACGCACTGGAAGAGGGAGTCCCATCGTGTGTTGTTACCAGCTTCTATGGCAACCCAGCGGTGGAAAGAAGGAGAGAGAGCTGGGAGCTCCTCAAACTACTGAAACCTCCTAACTCGTGCCCGTGGTTATGCATGGGTGACTTTAACGAGATACTGTGCAACAAGGAGAAAGAAGGTGCAGCGCTGAGGCCTTTCTGGCAGATGGAAAGGTTCAGAGAAGCCTTATTTGAATGTGAGCTAACAGACTTGGGCTTTAGTGGACCAAGATTCACGTGGAGTAATAAACGGGAGGGGCAAGCATTCACCAGAGAGCGACTGGACAGAGGATTCGGCAATAATGCATGGCAACAGTTTTTCGAGAATTCCCAATGCCAGGTACTCCCCACCTTAACTTCGGACCATGCACCTATACTAATATCTTGCTCAAACAGCGGTGGTATCGGAATAGTCAAGAAGATGTTCAGGTACGAAGCATCCTGGGCCAAGAAACAAGATTGCCAGCGTCTAATCCAATTAGCTTGGGACCACGGAAGGGTAAGGAATGGGAGGATGGATTGGGTTAGGACGGGTCTGGAAAGGTGCAAGGAGTCACTCAGTACGTGGGCGAAAATGTCAAAAGGGGTCCCCAAACAGCAACTGGATAGAAAGCGGGGTCTATTACAACAGCTACAGGCGCACAACTCTGGCCATTGCAATGGACAAATTAAAGAACtacaaaaggaaataaatgaCATAGTTGAGGACGAGGAAACCAAATGGAGACAGCGGGCAAAACAACTATGGCTTCGAGATGGGGATAGAAATTCCAGGTACTTTCATCAATGTGCCAATCAGAGGAAGCAAGCCAACACCATTAGAAGTATCTCAGACGAGAGGGGCAACGAAGTGAAGGAAATGGGAGAAATCAGTAGGCTCTTCCAAGCTTACTTTGAGGATCTTTTTAGCACCTCCAAACCCAGAAACGTAGACGAAGCCTTGGAGAACTTAGTACCCATTATCACAGAGGATATGAATTGCACTCTAGGAAAGCCCTTCACTGTCGAGGAGATTAAGTCAGCAGTTTTTGAAATAAATCCCTTGAAGTCACCTGGCCCAGACGGCTTCTCAGCGGGCTTCTACCAAGCTAACTGGGAAGTTGTTGGTCGAGATATCATTGCTGCTGTACAGGAGGTATTAAATAGCAGAGTAGGGCTTAAAGAAGAGGAATCCCAAGTTGGTAACCGAATACCGCCCCATCAGCCTTTGCAACGTCATTTACAAGGTGATCTCGAAAGTCCTAGCCAACAGACTCAAACTGATCCTTCCAGAAATTATCAGCCCGtctcaaagtgcctttgttccAGGTCGTTTGATCTCGGATAATATCATCGTCGCATACGAAGCCATGCACTCAATGAAACACCGAATGAGGGGGAAAAAGGAAGGCTATATGGCGTTAAAGCTGGACATGAGTAAGGCGTACGACAGGATCGAATGGGAATTCTTAGAAGAGGTTCTGACCAGAATGAGCTTTAAAAAGAATTGGATTGAGTTAATCATGTAGTGTCTCTCCACAGTAAAATACTCCATTTTGTCGAACGGAAGTCCTCAGCATGCTTTCAACCCAACTAGGGgattaaggcaaggggatcctattTCCCCTTACCTGTTTCTTCTTTGCACTGAAGTGTTGGGAAGTATTCTCGACAATGCCGAGGGAAGGGGACTCATCTCAGGGTTCCCTTTTGCATGGGGTACACTCCTAATTAACCACCTTTTCTTCGCCAACGATAGTTTATTGTTTTGCAGGGCAAATGTGCTCGAATGCAGTAGACTGTTGAGACTCCTCAAAGTGTACGAATCTGCTTCAGGACAAAGGTTGAACCTTGATAAGACGTCATTGGTTTTTAGTAGCAATACAGAGGGTGAAGTGAAGGAAGCTATCCTCTAGTCCGTGGGCATGCGAGAGGCTAGAAGTTACGAGAAGTATTTGGGCCTCCCATCATATGTTGGCCGTAGGCACAAAACTACTGCTTTTTGACCGATCCTGGAGAGTATACGTTTAAGGGTACAAAACTGGACAGTAAAGTTCTTGTCACAAGCTGGAAAAGAGGTGCTGCTCAAGTCCATAGTCCAAGCGATCCCTACCTACTGTATGAGCATTTTCAGATTGCCTAAGACCATCCTAAATGCTATTAACCATATCATGCAACAGTTCTGGTGGGGCTCTCAAGGCGACAAATCAAAGATACACTGGTTACCATGGAAACAGCTAGGAAAAGCAAAGAAGGAAGGTGGTCTAGGATATAGGGACTTTGAACACTTTAATACTGCGTTATTAGCGAAACAGGGATGGAGAGTCTTGCAACAACCAAACAGCCTAGCAGCTCGAGTACTCAAATAAATACTTCCACAGAACCAGTTTTCTACAAGGGAAGCTCGGTAGTAATCCATCATACTTGTGGCGCAACTTCTTGTCAGCCAGGCCGCTCTTACAGGAAGGGGTGTTTTGGAACATAGGAAACGGGGAGAAGGTGAGGATTTGGCATGA from Carya illinoinensis cultivar Pawnee chromosome 6, C.illinoinensisPawnee_v1, whole genome shotgun sequence includes:
- the LOC122312703 gene encoding uncharacterized protein LOC122312703, which encodes MEKERMEEALQRQWEGLTLTEQENDTMKVESEILEPLVAKGKRCLLIQVNADRVVNKQAFKTTMSKVWKSDGWIQFKELGDNKMLVEFQQERDKEKVLRGRSWSFDRNLVCLQEVDGKSSLWDVVFSTELFWVQAHEMPMACMTRDIGKQLFSGMEKVMEVETDETGCGWGSSLRARVEVNISKPLIRGRFLEIEGENHWIPFKYKRLPMFCYECGAIKHTR